From a single Candidatus Binataceae bacterium genomic region:
- a CDS encoding SDR family NAD(P)-dependent oxidoreductase, producing MADSGNVFERGRGAIITGGASGIGLATAKRLAALGMRVCIADLDEGSLEKAAQELGSLAPGGASDVLALKTDVSSTADIERLCAAAFDRFGDVAFLMNNAAAFDGGDVFGPLENWHQLINVNLVGVLNGVQRIGRAMVDRKKSGAIVNTGSKQGITTPPGNTVYNVTKAGVKVLTEGLAHTLRNIPNCHITAHLLIPGFTFTGTMSRRMPAKPPAAWTPDQVAERLFDGVTRGDFYILCQDNETTREQDERRILWAAGDIVENRAALSRWDPRYKEAFEAFMSKSPER from the coding sequence ATGGCCGATTCCGGCAACGTCTTTGAACGCGGGCGCGGCGCAATAATCACCGGGGGCGCGAGCGGTATCGGCCTTGCCACCGCGAAACGTCTCGCAGCGCTTGGTATGCGCGTATGTATCGCCGACCTTGACGAAGGCTCTCTTGAAAAAGCCGCACAGGAACTCGGCAGCCTGGCACCGGGCGGCGCATCGGATGTGCTCGCGCTCAAGACCGACGTTTCATCGACCGCCGATATCGAGAGACTTTGCGCGGCTGCCTTCGATCGCTTCGGCGACGTCGCTTTCCTGATGAACAACGCCGCGGCCTTTGATGGTGGCGACGTATTCGGCCCGCTCGAAAACTGGCATCAACTTATCAATGTGAACCTCGTCGGCGTGCTGAACGGTGTCCAGCGCATCGGGCGCGCGATGGTGGATCGGAAAAAGTCCGGTGCGATAGTAAACACCGGCTCGAAGCAGGGAATCACGACCCCGCCGGGAAATACGGTTTACAATGTCACCAAGGCTGGGGTGAAAGTTTTGACCGAAGGGCTCGCGCATACGCTGCGGAATATTCCCAACTGCCATATTACCGCGCATCTGCTCATTCCGGGCTTCACGTTCACTGGCACGATGTCGCGACGGATGCCGGCCAAGCCACCCGCCGCGTGGACTCCCGATCAAGTGGCGGAACGACTATTCGACGGCGTCACGCGCGGTGACTTCTACATACTGTGTCAGGACAACGAAACCACCCGCGAGCAGGACGAGCGCAGAATCCTCTGGGCGGCGGGCGATATCGTGGAGAATCGCGCGGCCTTATCGCGATGGGATCCTCGCTACAAAGAAGCCTTCGAAGCGTTTATGAGCAAAAGCCCCGAGCGATAG
- a CDS encoding nitronate monooxygenase yields the protein MPGRIPEKIASRLRLPLIAAPMLSVSGPDLAIAACKAGVIGSFPLANARSIDNVNNWLTQIEAALANAADKSGRPPAPFCPNLIIKRAEMRAELEALVKHRVELVITSVGSPVEAIAPLHDVGCIVFADVATVHHAERAIAAGVDGLILLTAGAGGQTGWLNPLAFVRATRRMFDGPILLAGGISDGAALWAAEVLGCDLAYMGTKFIATTESMATDAYKRMLVDSTMDDVMLTQAFTGLDTNMLTPSMIRAGLDPRTLPPRVSVEEAARNFSSKGEMNGPRRYKDIWSAGHSVSGVTQILSAAELVEQTAHEYDAARNRTAAILQGRFGSLRH from the coding sequence ATGCCAGGTCGTATTCCAGAGAAAATCGCGAGCCGCCTCAGGCTGCCGCTGATCGCCGCGCCGATGCTTTCGGTGTCAGGTCCGGACCTCGCTATCGCAGCGTGCAAGGCTGGAGTGATCGGATCCTTTCCACTTGCAAACGCACGCTCGATTGACAACGTCAACAACTGGTTAACTCAGATCGAAGCCGCGCTCGCCAACGCCGCCGATAAATCCGGGCGGCCGCCGGCGCCCTTCTGCCCCAACCTGATTATCAAGCGCGCCGAGATGCGCGCCGAGCTCGAGGCGCTGGTGAAGCATCGCGTCGAGTTAGTGATCACCAGCGTCGGCTCGCCGGTCGAGGCGATTGCGCCGCTGCACGACGTGGGCTGTATCGTGTTTGCCGACGTCGCGACGGTTCATCACGCAGAACGCGCGATCGCGGCCGGCGTCGATGGACTGATTCTGCTCACTGCGGGCGCTGGCGGACAAACCGGCTGGCTCAACCCGCTGGCATTCGTGCGCGCGACGCGGCGGATGTTCGACGGACCGATCCTGCTGGCCGGCGGAATCTCCGACGGCGCGGCGCTGTGGGCAGCGGAGGTCCTCGGATGCGATCTCGCATACATGGGCACCAAGTTCATCGCGACCACCGAGAGCATGGCGACCGACGCGTACAAGCGGATGCTGGTTGATTCGACGATGGATGACGTGATGCTCACGCAGGCATTCACTGGACTTGATACCAACATGCTGACGCCTTCGATGATCAGGGCAGGGCTGGATCCCCGCACGCTGCCGCCGCGAGTGTCAGTCGAAGAAGCCGCGCGCAACTTCAGCAGCAAAGGCGAGATGAACGGGCCGCGCCGATACAAGGACATCTGGAGCGCGGGACATTCCGTGTCGGGCGTGACGCAAATCCTGAGCGCGGCAGAGCTGGTCGAGCAAACCGCGCACGAGTACGATGCGGCGCGCAATCGCACCGCCGCGATTCTTCAGGGCAGATTCGGATCGCTGCGACATTAA
- a CDS encoding thiolase family protein translates to MKKTLRQMRPVYVAGIGLHRYQRMSDTPYVTLGLTAIREAIADAKIEWRNVESGYTGTAFIGMAASRPMLRHLGATGIAIAQVENASASGSTAVRQACLDVASGLTDVSLAVGVDKPGPIAGAPGKTNIHDLVGRRVVPFTHFALLANEYMNRYGATAEEVAMVAVKNNRNGANNPYAQRQKAVTLDEVLAGPPISGSLTRLQCCPVGEGAAAVIVVSDDAIDKLGIDRSRAIRVTASVSRSERVYRGAKNFDAELTRETVAQAYDEAQISPQELDVVELHDAFTIEELLYVEAMGLCGEGEGARMITSGAVDIGGKCAISASGGLLAMGHPIGPTGTGQVAEIARQLRGEAGVRQQPNARTGLAHMVGVGAVCVVHVLQKDS, encoded by the coding sequence ATGAAGAAAACGCTACGCCAGATGCGCCCGGTGTACGTCGCCGGAATCGGTCTCCATCGCTATCAGCGCATGAGCGACACGCCCTACGTCACGCTTGGACTCACGGCGATTCGCGAGGCAATTGCCGACGCGAAGATCGAATGGCGCAACGTCGAGTCGGGGTACACTGGCACCGCGTTTATCGGGATGGCGGCGAGCCGTCCGATGCTGCGTCATCTGGGCGCGACCGGAATCGCGATAGCGCAGGTCGAGAACGCGTCGGCCTCGGGATCGACCGCGGTGCGCCAGGCCTGCCTCGATGTGGCGAGCGGACTGACTGATGTCTCGCTCGCGGTAGGCGTCGACAAGCCGGGGCCGATCGCGGGCGCGCCGGGCAAGACCAATATTCACGACCTGGTTGGCCGCCGCGTCGTTCCCTTCACGCATTTCGCGCTGCTCGCCAACGAATACATGAATCGCTACGGCGCCACCGCAGAGGAAGTCGCGATGGTCGCCGTTAAGAACAATCGCAACGGCGCCAACAATCCATACGCGCAGCGGCAGAAGGCCGTCACGCTCGACGAGGTTCTGGCCGGCCCGCCGATTTCCGGATCGCTCACGCGCCTGCAGTGCTGCCCGGTGGGCGAAGGCGCGGCGGCGGTGATCGTCGTTTCAGACGATGCGATCGATAAGCTCGGTATCGATCGCTCGCGCGCGATCCGGGTGACTGCATCGGTGTCGCGCAGCGAGCGCGTATATCGCGGCGCCAAGAACTTCGACGCCGAGTTGACGCGCGAGACCGTCGCGCAAGCCTACGACGAGGCGCAAATCTCGCCGCAGGAACTCGATGTCGTCGAGTTGCACGACGCGTTTACGATCGAGGAGCTGCTCTACGTCGAAGCGATGGGGCTCTGCGGCGAGGGCGAGGGCGCGCGCATGATCACGAGCGGCGCCGTAGATATCGGCGGCAAATGCGCGATCAGCGCCTCGGGCGGGCTGCTCGCGATGGGCCATCCGATTGGGCCGACTGGCACCGGGCAGGTCGCCGAGATCGCGCGCCAGTTGCGCGGCGAGGCGGGAGTGCGGCAGCAGCCGAACGCTCGCACCGGTCTCGCCCACATGGTTGGAGTCGGCGCGGTGTGCGTCGTTCACGTCTTGCAGAAGGATTCCTGA
- a CDS encoding OB-fold domain-containing protein, whose product MSENASPPTELFSAAAEPELNGRRCRACGYVFFPPQSYGCEYCGAPGDQLEPKALRGAGALASFATVHLHQGKDMEAPFTVGVIVLDDGPAVRAILTQRTDEGLKIGERMRAVIVETNSEGARARELRFRREETAR is encoded by the coding sequence ATGTCTGAGAACGCGTCGCCACCGACTGAACTCTTTTCCGCTGCGGCCGAGCCTGAGCTGAACGGCCGCCGCTGCCGCGCCTGTGGCTATGTCTTCTTTCCGCCGCAGTCCTATGGATGCGAATACTGCGGGGCGCCAGGCGATCAGCTCGAGCCGAAAGCGCTGCGCGGCGCGGGAGCGCTCGCGTCGTTTGCCACCGTGCATCTGCATCAGGGAAAAGATATGGAAGCGCCGTTCACAGTTGGCGTCATCGTGCTCGACGACGGCCCCGCGGTCCGCGCAATACTGACGCAGCGCACCGACGAAGGCCTCAAGATCGGCGAGCGGATGCGCGCGGTGATCGTCGAAACGAATTCAGAAGGCGCGCGTGCGCGTGAACTGCGCTTTCGCAGAGAGGAGACCGCGCGATGA
- a CDS encoding TetR/AcrR family transcriptional regulator, with the protein MATRSQTSAVLPFKFAQPYKLSCQPVNKYASSAFRMMNSSPIARRPSRRTQQERRQLSHQRMLEAAVALIARQGSSRTTLSEIGERSGYTHGLVSHRFGSKGALVRALIEKLQHDFGKSVEPALKGNDGLKALKLMCESYLRAAAEKEWLAMYALIGEALGPVPEIRPDLAQADENFRRSIRRHIDEGIRNGEIRAGVDSQSQSTLIVATLRGLVIQRLIDPNSFKLDAVIKDATRNLERALRPAKGVSRC; encoded by the coding sequence GTGGCGACGCGTTCTCAGACATCGGCGGTTCTCCCGTTTAAGTTCGCCCAACCATACAAACTTTCTTGTCAGCCAGTCAATAAATATGCTAGCTCTGCTTTTCGTATGATGAATTCCTCACCGATCGCGCGCCGTCCCAGCCGGCGGACACAGCAGGAACGCCGCCAACTGTCGCATCAACGGATGCTCGAGGCCGCCGTCGCATTGATAGCACGCCAGGGCAGCAGCCGTACTACGCTCAGCGAGATCGGCGAACGTTCCGGCTATACGCACGGGCTCGTCAGCCATCGATTCGGTTCCAAGGGCGCCCTGGTGCGCGCCCTGATTGAAAAGCTGCAGCATGATTTCGGCAAGTCCGTTGAGCCGGCTCTCAAGGGAAACGACGGACTGAAGGCCTTGAAGCTCATGTGCGAGAGCTACTTGAGGGCCGCGGCCGAAAAGGAATGGCTCGCTATGTACGCGCTGATCGGCGAAGCACTTGGACCAGTTCCGGAAATCAGGCCCGACTTGGCGCAGGCCGACGAAAACTTCCGTCGCAGTATCAGGCGGCACATCGACGAAGGAATCAGAAACGGTGAGATTCGTGCGGGTGTCGACTCGCAGTCACAGTCCACATTGATCGTGGCGACGTTACGAGGCCTCGTGATCCAGCGCTTGATCGATCCGAACTCATTCAAGCTCGATGCCGTCATCAAGGACGCAACCAGAAACCTGGAACGCGCGCTGAGGCCGGCCAAAGGGGTGTCGCGATGCTGA
- a CDS encoding CoA transferase produces MLNDIRVLEISAPETMMAGRILADFGADVVVVEPPGGAPGRRMEPFLDAVPGIERSLAWHALNRNKRAITLDLDSADGRELLTLLAGNFDAILETAAPVGAPLDNIDLPGTMVRCTINAFARTGPKSDYLATDLLVMASSGAPSMTGDSDRPPLFYSVPQSIMEAGSEAAIAVLAGIVARDRGAQGQRAELSARIAAMMSSMSMPTIIGSGNHEPRRAETTIAGVRVPAIFECADGYMLVTVPAFGPAFGPMTQRLAKWAADEGHMSREIADVNWITFPQDLARKTSTPDHLRALVEGVSSLCRGKTKSELGAAARKLGLLAAPVMDMRDVAESPQYRERGLWNSVQITPDGREIDVPARFAQFSNFSIETKRPAPSLSQHTAQILCDCADVSPLELQALFVHGVI; encoded by the coding sequence ATGCTGAACGACATTCGCGTGCTGGAAATTTCGGCTCCTGAGACGATGATGGCGGGTCGCATCCTGGCAGATTTCGGCGCCGACGTGGTCGTGGTCGAGCCGCCCGGTGGAGCGCCGGGGCGCAGGATGGAGCCGTTTCTCGACGCGGTTCCGGGAATCGAGCGCAGCCTTGCCTGGCACGCGCTCAATCGCAACAAGCGCGCGATCACACTCGACCTGGATAGCGCGGATGGCCGCGAGCTGCTGACATTGCTCGCGGGCAACTTCGACGCGATCCTCGAAACCGCAGCGCCGGTCGGCGCGCCACTTGACAACATCGATCTTCCCGGAACGATGGTGCGCTGCACGATCAACGCATTCGCGCGTACCGGTCCGAAGAGCGATTACCTCGCGACCGATCTCCTGGTGATGGCCTCGAGTGGAGCGCCGTCGATGACGGGAGATTCGGATCGTCCTCCGCTTTTCTACTCGGTGCCGCAATCGATCATGGAAGCCGGGTCCGAAGCGGCTATCGCCGTCCTCGCTGGAATTGTCGCGCGCGATCGTGGCGCTCAAGGACAGCGCGCCGAACTCTCGGCGCGAATCGCCGCGATGATGAGTTCGATGAGCATGCCAACAATCATCGGTTCGGGAAATCACGAGCCGAGACGCGCCGAGACGACGATTGCGGGGGTGCGCGTGCCGGCGATTTTCGAATGCGCCGACGGGTACATGCTCGTCACTGTGCCCGCGTTCGGTCCGGCATTCGGTCCGATGACGCAGCGGCTTGCGAAGTGGGCCGCGGACGAAGGCCACATGTCGCGCGAGATCGCCGACGTAAACTGGATCACATTTCCGCAGGACCTCGCCAGGAAAACTTCGACGCCAGATCATCTTCGGGCGCTGGTCGAAGGCGTTAGCTCGCTCTGCCGCGGCAAGACCAAGTCCGAGCTGGGCGCGGCGGCGCGAAAACTCGGCTTGCTCGCCGCGCCGGTGATGGACATGCGCGACGTCGCCGAGTCGCCGCAATATCGCGAGCGCGGGCTGTGGAATTCCGTGCAAATCACGCCTGACGGCCGCGAGATCGACGTACCCGCGCGCTTTGCGCAGTTCTCGAATTTCTCGATCGAAACCAAACGTCCCGCGCCCTCGCTCTCGCAGCATACGGCCCAGATTCTTTGCGATTGCGCCGATGTCTCGCCGCTCGAGTTGCAGGCGCTGTTTGTTCACGGAGTCATTTAG
- a CDS encoding CoA transferase, producing MAGPLEGIRVLDMSWVMVGPVSGRYLADLGADVVKIESRKRIDPLRTLGPFKDGKPGLERSVSYHNLNAGKRGLAINIKEPRGRDVILRLVDWADVVLESFTPGVLESLRLDYANLKARKPGIIMASTSILGQTGPYAQGTSGVGTMGAAMSGASGLLGWPDRAPSGTYGPWTDGVAPRFIVPSVLAALHRKSRTGEGCYIDVAQAEAGIQFMMPAYYEYAANATIPTRRGFAGSPLRCPQGVYPCAGEDRWIVIDASADTHWRKLRETLGGMLADVKYDTLIGRLRNREAIDAAISQWTQMRDAQETETMLQRAGVPAHIVSRAGDIAHDSHLRHVNHLKRIEDPEFGEAEIEGPRSSFEGSPLPETRRGPRIGEHSTEILRELCRMNDREIAELKQAGVLD from the coding sequence ATGGCCGGTCCACTTGAGGGAATTCGCGTGCTCGACATGAGCTGGGTGATGGTCGGCCCGGTGAGCGGCCGTTATCTCGCGGACTTGGGCGCTGATGTAGTGAAGATTGAAAGTCGAAAGCGGATTGATCCGCTACGCACGCTCGGCCCGTTCAAGGATGGCAAGCCCGGCCTGGAGCGCTCCGTTTCGTATCACAACCTCAACGCGGGCAAGCGCGGGCTGGCGATCAATATCAAAGAGCCGCGCGGCCGCGACGTGATCCTGCGCCTGGTCGACTGGGCCGACGTGGTGCTCGAAAGCTTTACGCCCGGCGTGCTCGAATCGCTCCGTCTCGACTATGCGAATCTGAAAGCGCGCAAGCCCGGCATCATCATGGCGTCGACGAGCATCCTCGGGCAGACGGGCCCTTATGCGCAAGGCACCAGCGGCGTCGGCACCATGGGAGCCGCGATGTCCGGAGCATCGGGTCTGCTCGGATGGCCGGATCGTGCGCCGAGCGGCACCTACGGTCCGTGGACCGACGGCGTGGCGCCGCGATTCATAGTGCCGAGCGTGCTCGCCGCGCTGCATCGAAAATCGCGCACGGGCGAAGGATGCTATATCGATGTGGCGCAGGCCGAGGCGGGAATCCAGTTCATGATGCCGGCGTATTACGAGTATGCCGCGAACGCAACGATTCCCACGCGGCGCGGATTCGCCGGGTCGCCGCTTCGATGTCCACAGGGAGTTTATCCGTGTGCGGGCGAGGATCGCTGGATCGTGATCGATGCATCCGCCGACACACATTGGCGTAAATTGCGCGAGACTCTCGGCGGTATGTTGGCCGATGTTAAATACGACACGCTGATCGGCAGGCTGCGCAATCGCGAAGCGATCGACGCCGCGATATCGCAATGGACGCAGATGCGCGACGCGCAGGAAACCGAAACGATGTTGCAGCGAGCTGGCGTTCCGGCGCATATCGTGTCGCGCGCCGGCGATATCGCACACGATTCGCATCTGCGGCACGTGAATCACTTGAAACGAATCGAGGATCCTGAATTCGGTGAGGCGGAAATCGAAGGTCCGCGATCATCATTTGAAGGCTCCCCGCTTCCGGAGACGCGGCGCGGGCCGCGAATCGGCGAGCATAGCACCGAGATTCTGCGCGAGTTGTGCAGGATGAACGATCGCGAGATTGCCGAGCTCAAGCAAGCCGGCGTACTGGACTAA
- a CDS encoding SDR family oxidoreductase yields the protein MSKNILDLSGRVGLVTGAGQGVGRAVALRFAENNAAGVVVNDFNLARAEAVAAEVEKLGVSALAVQCDVTSYESVSEMFAKARAKFGKVDILVNNAGNAGPDPSKVARKPFWEQEPKDWEPFLATNLIGVFNCVRLAAPPMIANKYGKLVTVISDAGRVGEPNLEIYSGAKAGAAGFMRAVAKDLGRANITANCVALGTTRTPAVERGLGDPEHVKRMLKFYQIKRVGEPEDAANLVLFLSSDASGWITGQTYPVNGGYSFSM from the coding sequence GTGAGCAAAAACATTCTTGATTTGAGCGGACGCGTCGGTCTCGTAACCGGTGCAGGTCAGGGCGTCGGGCGCGCGGTCGCGCTCAGGTTCGCGGAGAACAACGCGGCGGGAGTGGTCGTCAACGATTTCAACCTGGCGCGCGCCGAGGCGGTCGCCGCGGAAGTCGAGAAACTGGGAGTTAGCGCACTGGCGGTTCAGTGCGACGTGACCAGCTACGAATCGGTCAGCGAGATGTTTGCGAAAGCGCGCGCCAAGTTCGGCAAGGTCGATATCCTCGTGAACAACGCCGGTAACGCGGGCCCCGATCCGAGCAAGGTCGCGCGCAAGCCCTTCTGGGAGCAGGAGCCGAAAGACTGGGAGCCGTTCCTCGCGACCAATCTGATCGGCGTTTTCAACTGCGTGCGCCTAGCGGCGCCGCCAATGATCGCAAACAAGTATGGCAAGCTGGTTACCGTCATCTCCGACGCCGGCCGCGTCGGCGAGCCGAACCTGGAAATCTACTCCGGCGCGAAAGCGGGAGCGGCGGGCTTCATGCGCGCGGTCGCCAAGGATCTCGGCCGCGCCAACATCACGGCGAATTGCGTTGCCCTTGGGACAACCCGCACACCCGCGGTAGAACGCGGCCTCGGCGATCCCGAACACGTGAAACGGATGCTGAAGTTCTATCAGATCAAACGCGTCGGCGAGCCCGAGGACGCCGCCAACCTGGTACTGTTCCTCAGCTCCGACGCGTCGGGCTGGATCACGGGCCAGACGTATCCAGTCAACGGCGGTTACTCATTCTCGATGTAA
- a CDS encoding enoyl-CoA hydratase/isomerase family protein — protein MKYETIILERKDGIGYLTLNRPERANTISFQLMIDVVNAMEEVEQDKEYRVVIVTGAGGKHFCGGADLRDFAERARERAKSNPEQSGERQGGGDFVSPRRDLFSALEESRVPVIAAINGAAMGGGCEIALACDIRVLADSAQVGLPEIRFGALPAGGGTQRLPRLVGAGIAKEMIFSGLPYTAEDALRIGLVNKVVPAAELIPECEKIARVYIERAAYALKTAKALINRGVELSLKDGLALERKMIAEMATPEERKAAQDAAAASQKTYARIFGRS, from the coding sequence GTGAAATACGAGACCATAATTCTGGAACGCAAAGACGGCATCGGATACCTCACTCTCAATCGCCCCGAGCGCGCCAACACGATCAGTTTCCAGCTCATGATAGACGTGGTGAACGCGATGGAGGAGGTCGAGCAGGACAAGGAATATCGCGTCGTGATCGTCACCGGCGCGGGCGGCAAGCATTTCTGCGGCGGAGCCGATCTGCGCGACTTTGCCGAGCGCGCGCGCGAGCGGGCCAAATCGAATCCGGAGCAGAGCGGCGAGCGGCAGGGCGGTGGTGACTTCGTGTCACCGCGTCGCGACCTGTTCAGCGCGCTCGAAGAATCGCGCGTGCCGGTGATCGCCGCGATCAACGGCGCCGCAATGGGCGGCGGATGCGAGATCGCGCTCGCCTGCGATATCCGCGTGCTCGCCGACAGCGCTCAAGTCGGACTGCCGGAGATTCGCTTCGGCGCGCTGCCCGCCGGCGGCGGTACGCAGCGGCTGCCGCGCCTGGTCGGCGCCGGAATCGCCAAGGAGATGATCTTCAGCGGCCTGCCCTACACCGCCGAGGACGCGCTGCGCATCGGACTGGTCAACAAGGTCGTGCCCGCGGCGGAGTTGATCCCCGAATGCGAGAAAATCGCGCGCGTATATATCGAGCGCGCGGCGTATGCGCTCAAAACCGCCAAGGCGCTGATCAATCGCGGCGTCGAACTTTCCCTGAAAGATGGCCTCGCGCTGGAACGTAAAATGATCGCCGAGATGGCGACGCCCGAGGAGCGCAAGGCGGCGCAGGATGCCGCCGCCGCGTCGCAGAAGACCTACGCCAGGATCTTCGGCCGCTCCTAG
- a CDS encoding amidohydrolase family protein: MPSGADFSGRVDQAWLEQYREQILEPELPIVDPHHHLWSRAGSVYLFSELLADITSGHNVRATVFEECGSMYRADGPEEFRSLGETEFVTGIAAMSASGGFGPARACAAIVGSVNLMLGSRVEPILQAHLATSGGRFKGIRFSTAWDADERVHKVVPRPRMLAEKQFRDGYQCLARLGLTFDAWVYHPQLSEVAALAADFPQTPIVLNHFGAPILGGPNRGREAEVFADWRDGMTALASQQNVYVKLGALPVRRAEKSGAEKASPLSSEEIAAAWRPFFEVCVEQFGARRCMFESNFPVQKRWCSYAVLWNAFKRLASGASADEKSALFGGAAARAYKLPAKLF; encoded by the coding sequence ATGCCGTCAGGAGCTGATTTCTCTGGACGGGTTGACCAGGCGTGGCTCGAGCAATACCGCGAACAGATCCTCGAGCCTGAGCTTCCCATCGTCGATCCGCATCACCATTTGTGGAGCCGCGCCGGCAGCGTCTATCTCTTTTCCGAGCTTCTGGCGGATATCACAAGCGGTCACAATGTCCGCGCGACCGTCTTCGAAGAGTGCGGCTCCATGTACAGGGCCGATGGGCCCGAGGAGTTTCGCTCGCTGGGCGAAACCGAGTTCGTTACCGGAATAGCCGCGATGAGCGCGAGCGGCGGCTTCGGCCCGGCGCGCGCCTGCGCGGCGATCGTCGGCAGCGTCAACCTGATGCTGGGATCGCGCGTCGAGCCGATTCTGCAAGCACATCTTGCAACCAGTGGCGGGCGCTTCAAGGGCATCCGCTTTTCGACGGCCTGGGATGCCGATGAACGCGTGCACAAAGTCGTGCCGCGCCCGAGGATGCTCGCAGAGAAGCAGTTCCGCGACGGGTATCAGTGTCTGGCGCGCCTCGGCCTTACATTCGATGCGTGGGTCTACCATCCGCAGTTGAGCGAGGTGGCAGCGCTGGCCGCGGATTTCCCGCAAACGCCGATCGTCCTGAATCATTTCGGCGCGCCGATCCTTGGCGGCCCGAATCGCGGGCGCGAGGCGGAAGTCTTTGCTGACTGGCGCGATGGGATGACTGCATTGGCTTCGCAGCAAAATGTCTATGTGAAGCTGGGCGCGCTGCCGGTGCGGCGCGCGGAGAAGTCTGGCGCGGAGAAGGCGTCGCCGCTGTCGTCGGAGGAGATCGCCGCGGCGTGGCGGCCGTTCTTTGAAGTTTGTGTCGAGCAATTCGGTGCGCGGCGATGCATGTTCGAAAGCAATTTCCCGGTGCAAAAGCGCTGGTGCAGCTACGCCGTCCTGTGGAATGCCTTTAAACGCCTCGCGAGCGGCGCATCGGCCGACGAGAAGTCCGCGCTGTTCGGTGGCGCCGCCGCGCGAGCTTATAAACTTCCCGCTAAGCTCTTCTAA